One part of the Sciurus carolinensis chromosome 6, mSciCar1.2, whole genome shotgun sequence genome encodes these proteins:
- the Hspa9 gene encoding stress-70 protein, mitochondrial has product MISASRAAAARLVGAAASRGPTAARHQDGWNGLSHEAFRFVSRRDYASEAIKGAVVGIDLGTTNSCVAVMEGKQAKVLENAEGARTTPSVVAFTADGERLVGMPAKRQAVTNPNNTFYATKRLIGRRYDDPEVQKDIKNVPFKIVRASNGDAWVEAYGKLYSPSQIGAFVLMKMKETAENYLGHTAKNAVITVPAYFNDSQRQATKDAGQISGLNVLRVINEPTAAALAYGLDKSEDKIIAVYDLGGGTFDISILEIQKGVFEVKSTNGDTFLGGEDFDQALLRHIVKEFKRETGVDLTKDNMALQRVREAAEKAKCELSSSVQTDINLPYLTMDASGPKHLNMKLTRAQFEGIVTDLIKRTIAPCQKAMQDAEVSKSDIGEVILVGGMTRMPKVQQTVQDLFGRAPSKAVNPDEAVAIGAAIQGGVLAGDVTDVLLLDVTPLSLGIETLGGVFTKLINRNTTIPTKKSQVFSTAADGQTQVEIKVCQGEREMAGDNKLLGQFTLIGIPPAPRGVPQIEVTFDIDANGIVHVSAKDKGTGREQQIVIQSSGGLSKDDIENMVKNAEKYAEEDRRKKERVEAVNMAEGIIHDTETKMEEFKDQLPADECNKLKEEISKMRELLARKDSETGENIRQAASSLQQASLKLFEMAYKKMASEREGSGSSGTGEQKEDQKEEKQ; this is encoded by the exons ATGATAAGCGCCAGCAGAGCCGCAGCAGCTCGTCTCGTGGGCGCCGCCGCTTCCCGGGGCCCCACGGCCGCCCGTCATCAG gatgGCTGGAATGGCCTTAGCCATGAGGCTTTTAGGTTTGTTTCAAGGAGGGATTATGC ATCAGAAGCAATCAAGGGTGCAGTTGTTGGTATTGATTTGGGTACTACCAACTCCTGTGTGGCAGTTATGGAGGGTAAACAAGCAAAG GTGCTGGAAAATGCTGAAGGTGCCAGAACCACCCCTTCCGTTGTTGCCTTTACAGCCGATGGTGAAAGACTTGTTGGGATGCCAGCTAAGCGACAGGCTGTCACTAACCCAAACAATACATTCTATGCCACTAAGCGTCTCATTGGCCGGCGCTATGATGACCCTGAAGTACAGAAAGACAT TAAAAACGTTCCCTTCAAAATTGTCCGTGCCTCCAATGGTGATGCTTGGGTTGAGGCTTATGGAAAACTGTACTCTCCAAGTCAGATTGGAGCGTTTGTGTTGATGAAGATGAAAGAAACTGCAG AAAATTACTTGGGTCACACAGCAAAAAATGCTGTAATCACAGTCCCTGCTTATTTCAATGACTCACAGAGGCAG GCTACTAAGGATGCTGGCCAGATATCTGGACTGAATGTGCTTCGAGTGATTAATGAACCCACAGCTGCTGCTCTGGCCTATGGTTTAGACAAATCTGAAGACAAAAT catTGCTGTGTATGATTTAGGTGGTggaacttttgatatttctatCCTGGAAATACAGAAGGGTGTGTTTGAGGTGAAATCCACCAATGGGGACACTTTCTTAGGTGGTGAAGACTTCGACCAGGCCTTGTTACGACACATTGTGAAGGAGTTCAAGAGAGAG acAGGGGTTGATTTGACCAAAGACAACATGGCACTTCAGAGGGTACGAGAAGCTGCTGAGAAGGCTAAGTGTGAACTCTCCTCATCTGTGCAG ACTGACATCAATTTACCATATCTTACAATGGATGCTTCTGGACCCAAACATTTGAATATGAAGCTGACCCGGGCTCAATTTGAGGGGATCGTCACTGATTTAATCAAGAGGACCATTGCTCCATGTCAAAAAGCTATGCAGGATGCAGAAGTCAGCAAGAGTGATATAGGAGAAGTGATTCTTGTTGGTGGTATGACTAGAATGCCCAAG GTTCAGCAAACTGTGCAAGATCTTTTTGGCCGAGCCCCGAGTAAAGCTGTTAATCCTGATGAAGCTGTGGCCATTGGAGCTGCCATTCAGGGAGGTGTATTGGCTGGTGATGTCACAGATGTGTTGCTCTTGGATGTTACTCCTTTATCTCTGGGCATTGAGACTCTGGGAGGTGTCTTTACCAAACTTATTAATAGGAACACCACTATTCCAACCAAGAAGAGCCAG GTGTTTTCTACTGCTGCTGATGGACAGACTCAAGTGGAAATTAAAGTGTGTCAAGGTGAGAGAGAGATGGCTGGAGACAACAAACTTCTTGGACAGTTTACTTTG ATTGGAATTCCCCCAGCCCCTCGTGGAGTCCCTCAGATTGAAGTTACATTTGACATTGATGCCAATGGGATTGTACATGTTTCTGCAAAAGATAAGGGCACTGGACGTGAGCAGCAGA ttGTAATTCAATCTTCTGGTGGATTGAGTAAAGATGATATTGAAAATATGGTTAAAAATGCAGAGAAGTATGCTGAAGAAGACCGACGAAAGAAG GAACGAGTTGAAGCAGTTAACATGGCTGAAGGAATCATTCATGACACAGAAACCAAGATGGAAGAATTCAAGGACCAATTGCCTGCTGATGAG tGCAACAAACTAAAAGAAGAGATTTCCAAAATGAGGGAGCTCCTGGCTCGAAAAGACAGCGAAACAGGAGAAAACATTAGGCAGGCAGCATCCTCCCTTCAGCAGGCATCACTGAAGCTTTTTGAAATGGCATACAAAAAG ATGGCATCTGAGAGAGAAGGCTCTGGAAGTTCTGGCACTGGGGAACAAAAGGAAGATCAAAAGGAGGAGAAACAGTAA